In Myxococcus virescens, one genomic interval encodes:
- the rnc gene encoding ribonuclease III: MMRLSGADKMSPSERVQLLESRLGLSFSRMETALEALTHKTYVNETRDKELKDNQRLEFLGDSVVNLAVSHRLMARCPGLPEGDLTKMRARVVNEDGLARVARTIPLGDLLLLGRGELMSGGREKNSVLADALEAVFAAVFLTSGLDAAVALVDRYFADLLDEVSSGQGRLDYKTLLQEMAHERLKLQPRYRVVSESGPEHSKVFEVELMLGETAFARATGRSKKEAEQSAAQATLEKLREDAACPTSPPPGTPRHDTPA; encoded by the coding sequence GTGATGCGTTTGAGTGGTGCGGACAAGATGAGCCCGTCCGAGCGGGTGCAGTTGTTGGAGTCGCGGTTGGGGTTGAGCTTCTCCCGGATGGAGACGGCGCTGGAGGCCCTGACGCACAAGACGTACGTCAACGAGACGCGGGACAAGGAGCTGAAGGACAACCAGCGCCTGGAGTTCCTGGGTGACTCGGTGGTCAACCTGGCCGTCAGCCACCGGTTGATGGCGCGCTGCCCGGGACTCCCCGAAGGCGACCTGACGAAGATGCGCGCCCGCGTCGTCAACGAGGACGGTCTGGCCCGCGTGGCCCGGACCATCCCGCTGGGCGACCTGCTGCTGTTGGGGCGGGGCGAGCTCATGTCCGGCGGCCGGGAGAAGAACTCCGTCCTGGCGGACGCGCTGGAGGCCGTCTTCGCCGCGGTGTTCCTCACCAGCGGCCTGGACGCCGCGGTGGCGCTGGTGGACCGGTATTTCGCGGACCTGCTGGACGAGGTCTCCAGCGGCCAGGGGCGGCTCGACTACAAGACGCTGCTCCAGGAGATGGCCCACGAGCGGCTCAAGCTCCAGCCTCGCTACCGCGTCGTCTCGGAGTCCGGTCCGGAACACTCCAAGGTGTTCGAGGTGGAGCTGATGCTGGGGGAGACGGCCTTCGCCCGGGCCACCGGCCGGAGCAAGAAGGAGGCGGAGCAGTCCGCCGCGCAGGCGACGCTGGAGAAGCTGCGGGAAGACGCCGCGTGTCCCACCTCTCCCCCGCCCGGAACGCCACGACACGACACCCCGGCGTGA
- a CDS encoding peptidylprolyl isomerase, with translation MPPASLRKTLALVTCLLAGSVLAADSGKWTRKAAAGKDLYATLQTSEGTIVVRLFAKDAPKTVANFVGLAAGEKAWRDPKTEKMSKKPLYDGTVFHRVIPGFMIQGGDPTGTGFGDPGYRFADEFQSGRTFDKVGLLAMANAGPNTNGSQFFITTSTPGHLAGKHTIFGEVLSGYDVVEKISNLPRDNRDRPRTAVVLTRVVLGDKAPAGVTAPAASKGAAPQKDAGAKTVSPRP, from the coding sequence ATGCCCCCCGCCTCCCTCCGAAAGACGCTCGCGCTGGTGACCTGCCTGCTGGCGGGCTCCGTCCTCGCCGCTGACTCCGGCAAGTGGACCCGGAAGGCCGCGGCCGGCAAGGACCTCTACGCCACGCTCCAGACGAGCGAGGGCACCATCGTCGTCCGGCTCTTCGCCAAGGACGCGCCCAAGACGGTGGCCAACTTCGTGGGCCTGGCCGCCGGTGAGAAGGCATGGCGGGACCCGAAGACGGAGAAGATGTCGAAGAAGCCGCTGTATGACGGCACGGTGTTCCACCGCGTGATTCCGGGCTTCATGATTCAGGGCGGTGACCCCACGGGCACGGGCTTCGGCGATCCGGGCTACCGCTTCGCGGACGAGTTCCAGAGCGGCCGCACGTTCGACAAGGTGGGCCTGCTGGCCATGGCCAACGCGGGGCCGAACACCAACGGCAGCCAGTTCTTCATCACCACCTCCACGCCCGGGCACCTCGCCGGCAAGCACACCATCTTCGGTGAGGTGCTCAGCGGCTATGACGTGGTGGAGAAGATCAGCAACCTGCCTCGGGACAACCGGGACCGCCCGCGCACCGCGGTGGTGCTCACCCGCGTGGTGCTGGGCGACAAGGCTCCCGCGGGCGTGACGGCCCCCGCGGCGAGCAAGGGAGCGGCGCCCCAGAAGGACGCGGGCGCGAAGACGGTTTCACCAAGGCCGTGA
- a CDS encoding peptidylprolyl isomerase — protein sequence MTGFVLGRAPTREGSMGMLDEARAGNDLYATFDTTQGQIVVKLFAKDAPKTVSSFVGLATGELPFQDPKTGEKTQRPYYDGIIFHRVIPGFMIQGGDPTGTGRGGPGFNVDDEYQSGRTFDKVGLLATANIGRPNTNGSQFFITTSKPTYLNNKHTIFGEVLSGYDVVEKIAGVPRDGDDRPRQPVVINKLTISTTQP from the coding sequence ATGACCGGGTTCGTCCTCGGACGAGCCCCCACACGGGAGGGTAGCATGGGAATGTTGGACGAGGCCCGCGCGGGCAATGACCTTTACGCCACCTTCGACACCACGCAGGGGCAGATCGTGGTGAAGTTGTTCGCGAAGGATGCGCCGAAGACGGTGAGCAGCTTCGTGGGCCTGGCGACGGGCGAGCTGCCCTTCCAGGACCCGAAGACGGGTGAGAAGACGCAGCGCCCGTACTACGACGGCATCATCTTCCACCGCGTGATTCCGGGCTTCATGATTCAGGGCGGTGACCCCACGGGCACCGGCCGCGGCGGCCCGGGCTTCAACGTGGACGACGAGTACCAGAGCGGCCGGACCTTCGACAAAGTGGGTCTGCTGGCCACGGCGAACATCGGCCGTCCCAACACCAACGGCAGCCAGTTCTTCATCACCACGTCCAAGCCGACCTACCTCAACAACAAGCACACCATCTTCGGTGAGGTGCTCAGCGGCTACGACGTGGTGGAGAAGATCGCCGGCGTGCCGCGCGACGGGGATGACCGCCCCCGCCAGCCCGTGGTCATCAACAAGCTGACCATTTCGACGACCCAGCCGTAG
- the era gene encoding GTPase Era has protein sequence MAPPKTHRSGFAALIGRPNVGKSTLLNALTGEKIAIVSPKPQTTRNRILGVVTRPEGQVAFIDTPGIHQAKGELNRYMVEVALQAAEEVDLVLFLIEPPASEKPEVSPGNRAILDRLQKIGKPTFLVINKIDSVPKAQLLPLIDLYRQEFPFAEVVPISAREKDGVERLFHTVLGHLPEGENVFDEDMLTDQQERALVAEYIREQVLRHCRQEIPYSTAVVVDIFDESEREPRPGTPPNQLGGLIRIAASIFVERDSQKAIIIGKQGQMLKTIGTDARKSVQRLLGAHVYLDLRVRVEPRWSERPEGLKKLGYD, from the coding sequence ATGGCCCCCCCCAAGACACACCGCAGCGGCTTCGCCGCCCTCATCGGGCGCCCCAACGTGGGCAAGAGCACGCTGCTCAATGCACTGACGGGCGAAAAAATCGCCATCGTCTCCCCCAAGCCCCAGACGACGCGCAACCGCATCCTCGGCGTCGTCACCCGTCCGGAAGGGCAGGTGGCGTTCATCGACACGCCGGGCATCCACCAGGCCAAGGGCGAGCTGAACCGCTACATGGTCGAGGTGGCGCTCCAGGCGGCGGAGGAGGTGGACCTGGTCCTCTTCCTCATCGAGCCGCCGGCGAGCGAGAAGCCCGAGGTGAGCCCGGGCAACCGCGCCATCCTCGACCGGCTGCAGAAGATCGGCAAGCCGACCTTCCTGGTCATCAACAAGATCGACAGCGTCCCCAAGGCGCAGCTCCTGCCGCTCATCGACCTGTACCGCCAGGAGTTCCCCTTCGCGGAGGTGGTCCCCATCTCCGCCCGGGAGAAGGACGGCGTGGAGCGGCTGTTCCACACCGTCCTGGGGCACCTGCCGGAAGGCGAGAACGTCTTCGACGAGGACATGCTCACCGACCAGCAGGAGCGCGCGCTGGTGGCCGAGTACATCCGCGAGCAGGTGCTGCGGCACTGCCGCCAGGAGATTCCGTACTCCACGGCCGTGGTGGTGGACATCTTCGACGAATCCGAGCGCGAGCCCCGGCCGGGCACGCCGCCGAACCAACTGGGCGGGCTCATCCGCATCGCCGCGTCCATCTTCGTGGAGCGCGACAGCCAGAAGGCCATCATCATCGGCAAGCAGGGGCAGATGCTGAAGACGATTGGCACCGACGCGCGCAAGTCCGTGCAGCGGTTGCTGGGCGCGCATGTGTACCTGGACCTGCGCGTCCGCGTGGAGCCGCGTTGGAGCGAGCGCCCCGAAGGCCTCAAGAAGCTGGGATACGACTGA
- the der gene encoding ribosome biogenesis GTPase Der, with product MKPLVAIVGRPNVGKSTLFNRLVGRRIALVQDEPGVTRDRHYADAEWEGRQFTFIDTGGFVPGDEDQLLQQVREQAQLAVDECDVIVFVTDARAGLTAADEAVANYLRKSGKPVVLAANKLDNTSGQMQALAGEFYRLGLGDVQALSAEHGLGMQELFDSVVARLPPKEEGEDAEAPPDDGIIRLAIIGRPNVGKSTLVNAILKEKRVVASDVAGTTRDPVDSELTYKDRKLLLTDTAGIRRKKSIAQRVEQFSVVAALKVMERSDVAVLLMDATEPAVDQDAKLAGLAEERGRALVIVVNKWDLVGADQRRQETYRESLKHSLKFVGYAPILFTSALTGSKVEKVVDVATELADQFRFRAPTPQLNRLLDHMVDNHPAPIVRGKPLRMYYIAQVAAAPPTFTITVNHPDGVPDMYKRYITNQLRKTFDLRVPIRLIFKGRPGQAKREARKRPQRQGKR from the coding sequence ATGAAGCCCCTGGTCGCAATTGTCGGACGCCCCAACGTGGGCAAGAGCACGCTGTTCAATCGGCTCGTGGGCCGGCGCATCGCGCTGGTGCAGGACGAGCCCGGCGTGACGCGGGATCGCCACTACGCGGACGCGGAGTGGGAAGGCCGCCAGTTCACCTTCATCGACACCGGCGGCTTCGTGCCCGGTGACGAGGACCAGCTCCTCCAGCAGGTGCGGGAGCAGGCGCAGCTGGCCGTGGACGAGTGTGACGTCATCGTCTTCGTCACCGACGCCCGGGCGGGCCTCACCGCCGCGGACGAGGCCGTGGCCAACTACCTGCGCAAGAGCGGCAAGCCGGTGGTGCTGGCCGCCAACAAGCTGGACAACACGTCCGGGCAGATGCAGGCGCTGGCCGGTGAGTTCTACCGCCTGGGCCTGGGCGACGTGCAGGCCCTGTCCGCCGAGCACGGCCTGGGCATGCAGGAGCTGTTCGACTCGGTCGTCGCCAGGCTGCCGCCCAAGGAAGAGGGCGAGGACGCGGAGGCACCGCCCGACGACGGCATCATCCGCCTGGCCATCATCGGCCGGCCCAACGTGGGCAAGAGCACCCTGGTCAACGCCATCCTGAAGGAGAAGCGGGTGGTGGCCAGTGACGTGGCGGGGACCACGCGGGATCCGGTGGACTCCGAGCTCACGTACAAGGACCGCAAGCTGCTGCTCACCGACACGGCGGGCATCCGGCGCAAGAAGTCCATTGCCCAGCGCGTGGAGCAGTTCTCCGTCGTGGCCGCGCTCAAGGTGATGGAGCGCAGCGACGTGGCGGTGCTGCTGATGGACGCCACGGAGCCGGCGGTGGACCAGGACGCCAAGCTGGCGGGCCTGGCCGAGGAGCGGGGCCGCGCCCTGGTCATCGTGGTGAACAAGTGGGACCTGGTGGGCGCGGACCAGCGCCGACAGGAGACCTACCGCGAGTCACTCAAGCACTCACTCAAGTTCGTGGGCTACGCGCCCATCCTCTTCACCTCCGCGCTGACGGGCTCCAAGGTGGAGAAGGTCGTGGACGTGGCGACGGAGCTCGCCGACCAGTTCCGCTTCCGGGCGCCCACCCCGCAGCTCAACCGGCTGCTGGACCACATGGTGGACAACCACCCGGCGCCCATCGTCCGGGGCAAGCCGCTGCGCATGTACTACATCGCCCAGGTGGCCGCGGCGCCGCCGACCTTCACCATCACCGTGAACCATCCGGACGGCGTTCCGGACATGTACAAGCGGTACATCACCAACCAGCTGCGCAAGACGTTCGACCTGCGCGTGCCCATCCGGCTCATCTTCAAGGGCCGGCCCGGGCAGGCCAAGCGCGAGGCCCGCAAGCGGCCTCAACGCCAGGGGAAGCGCTGA
- a CDS encoding tetratricopeptide repeat protein, with protein MAGTTKTEKIRQKELSQPDSFQKVGTEASDWLAQRQKIIGLAAGVLILGGVGVAIASEVSKRGEEKASQALGQALTVLDRPVEGVEPAQPGDTEPPFKSVKERDEAVVKSLGEFRQQHGGTPAAVTAALAEGKAQFRLGNYAAAQTAFGEYLKGAAQNDPLRAEAFEGQGYALEADGKYEDAIKAFEQMGAAGGPFLVGMGDYHKARMLILLGKKEEAAQVLSKLTTAQPNTAAARQAGERLAVLASEGVKVPAPEAPAAAPVPDAG; from the coding sequence GTGGCCGGAACCACCAAGACCGAGAAGATTCGCCAGAAAGAGCTCAGCCAGCCGGACTCCTTCCAGAAGGTGGGCACCGAGGCGAGCGACTGGCTTGCGCAGCGCCAGAAGATCATCGGACTCGCCGCGGGCGTGCTCATCCTGGGCGGCGTGGGCGTGGCCATCGCCAGCGAAGTGTCCAAGCGCGGCGAGGAGAAGGCCTCCCAGGCGCTGGGACAGGCGCTGACCGTGCTCGACCGGCCCGTGGAGGGCGTGGAGCCCGCGCAGCCCGGTGACACGGAGCCCCCCTTCAAGTCGGTGAAGGAGCGCGACGAGGCCGTGGTGAAGTCGCTGGGTGAGTTCCGCCAGCAGCACGGCGGCACCCCGGCCGCGGTGACGGCCGCCCTGGCCGAGGGCAAGGCGCAGTTCCGGTTGGGCAACTACGCCGCGGCGCAGACGGCCTTCGGCGAGTACCTCAAGGGCGCGGCCCAGAACGATCCGCTCCGCGCGGAGGCCTTCGAGGGCCAGGGCTACGCGCTCGAGGCGGACGGCAAGTACGAGGACGCCATCAAGGCCTTCGAGCAGATGGGCGCCGCGGGTGGCCCGTTCCTGGTGGGCATGGGCGACTACCACAAGGCCCGGATGCTCATCCTCCTGGGCAAGAAGGAAGAGGCGGCCCAGGTGCTGTCGAAGCTGACCACGGCGCAGCCGAACACGGCGGCGGCGCGTCAGGCCGGTGAGCGCCTGGCGGTGCTGGCGTCCGAAGGTGTGAAGGTTCCTGCCCCGGAGGCTCCGGCGGCTGCACCCGTTCCGGACGCGGGGTAG
- a CDS encoding PQQ-binding-like beta-propeller repeat protein, producing the protein MTMRLVSWKRWLGGAVAAGLLGGCSGVQYYGNPELPRPPSNTPLEYFSVNWWAALAPPQTLEYGPRETATPAYDAVSRTTVALTRDGFARGVGPDGQVKWKYKAGSRFNAGARVVDGVAYVPGGDGVLYALDAASGEEKWKYVAGEALATVPVVSNGLVLVASESDTLFAVKIADGQWAWQYRRDPPTGFTVRGASRPLVREGVAYIGFSDGFVVALSVDDGGVTWERSLSGAGSEFLDVDSSPVMDASGQLYVASYKSGIFALEAESGDLVWNTAVAGMTSLLVSGQVLFAAGDGRVDAYLAETGRLLWSHPLGERAAFAPVFAQGMLLVPTSSSLLFLEPNTGRSRVSWNPGSGITAPPFAAGRQLFVLSNNGYLYSLNMNGIDG; encoded by the coding sequence ATGACGATGCGGCTCGTGAGCTGGAAGCGTTGGCTGGGTGGCGCTGTGGCGGCAGGGCTTCTGGGCGGCTGCAGTGGCGTGCAGTACTACGGCAATCCGGAGCTGCCCCGGCCGCCGTCGAACACGCCGCTGGAGTACTTCTCCGTCAACTGGTGGGCGGCGCTCGCGCCCCCGCAGACGCTGGAGTACGGGCCGCGTGAGACGGCGACGCCTGCCTATGACGCCGTCAGCCGGACGACCGTCGCGCTCACGCGGGACGGGTTCGCCCGCGGCGTGGGTCCCGACGGCCAGGTGAAGTGGAAGTACAAGGCGGGCAGCCGCTTCAACGCCGGGGCCCGGGTGGTGGACGGCGTGGCCTATGTTCCGGGCGGGGACGGCGTGCTGTACGCGCTGGACGCGGCCTCGGGCGAGGAGAAGTGGAAGTACGTCGCGGGTGAGGCCCTGGCCACGGTGCCCGTGGTGTCGAACGGCCTGGTGCTCGTGGCCTCGGAGAGCGACACGCTCTTCGCGGTGAAGATCGCGGATGGGCAGTGGGCCTGGCAGTACCGCCGGGATCCGCCCACCGGCTTCACCGTTCGCGGCGCTTCGCGGCCCCTGGTGCGCGAAGGCGTGGCCTACATCGGCTTCTCTGACGGCTTCGTGGTGGCGCTCAGCGTCGACGACGGCGGCGTCACCTGGGAGCGCTCGCTGTCCGGCGCCGGCTCCGAGTTCCTGGACGTGGACAGCAGCCCGGTGATGGACGCCAGCGGGCAGCTCTACGTCGCTTCGTACAAGAGCGGCATCTTCGCGCTCGAGGCGGAGTCGGGAGACCTGGTGTGGAACACCGCCGTGGCCGGCATGACGTCGCTGCTGGTCAGCGGCCAGGTGCTCTTCGCCGCGGGTGACGGCCGCGTGGATGCCTACCTGGCGGAGACAGGGCGGCTCCTCTGGTCGCATCCCCTGGGGGAACGGGCAGCCTTCGCTCCGGTGTTCGCCCAGGGAATGCTGCTCGTGCCCACGTCCAGTTCGCTGCTGTTCCTGGAGCCCAATACGGGGCGCTCGCGCGTGTCGTGGAACCCCGGGAGCGGCATCACCGCGCCGCCTTTCGCGGCGGGCAGGCAGCTGTTCGTGCTGTCGAACAACGGCTACCTGTACTCCCTGAACATGAACGGGATTGACGGGTGA
- a CDS encoding (deoxy)nucleoside triphosphate pyrophosphohydrolase: MTAPARRTVRVVAALIPRPEDGRQFLVQQRLPGGSRALLWEFPGGKVEAGETDEAALARECREELDVELAVGRRLWEGQHSYPDLTVELVLFLARIVSGEPRPLGAHALAFHTPAQMQSLPFCEADIPLLDDLVAGRLGALD, from the coding sequence GTGACGGCTCCGGCTCGCAGGACGGTCCGCGTGGTGGCGGCGCTGATTCCGCGGCCGGAGGATGGACGCCAGTTCCTGGTGCAGCAGCGGCTCCCCGGTGGGAGCCGCGCCTTGCTGTGGGAGTTCCCCGGCGGCAAGGTGGAGGCCGGGGAGACGGACGAGGCCGCGCTGGCCCGTGAGTGCCGCGAGGAACTGGACGTGGAGCTCGCCGTGGGGCGGCGGCTCTGGGAGGGCCAGCATTCCTATCCGGACCTGACGGTGGAGTTGGTGTTGTTCCTGGCCCGGATTGTCTCGGGCGAGCCCCGGCCCCTGGGCGCCCACGCGCTGGCGTTCCACACGCCGGCGCAGATGCAGTCACTGCCGTTCTGCGAGGCGGACATCCCGCTCCTGGACGACCTGGTGGCGGGAAGGTTGGGCGCGCTCGATTGA
- a CDS encoding ribonuclease H-like domain-containing protein: MLQRTFQHIPSVGPWREKDLWSRGIRTWDDFPEAGQGVALNRKSDDVARARIAEAKDALARRDLRKLAELLPSREHWRLYPEFQDDAVYFDIETDGREAQAPTVVSLFDSKGLHVFIQGRNMDALPEAMAARRLWVTFNGSCFDVPVLRDYFGPARFPVPDAHIDLRFVTRRLGMGGGLKEIEGKIGAERPPHMKGVNGYDAVLLWRAYQRRGDVEALRFLVEYNLYDAFQLRTLMDVAYNRGADDLNQDVPRLPVFERGDVLYDVSRIILELGPTERDLQTLARVRAMEQGG, encoded by the coding sequence ATGCTGCAGCGGACGTTCCAGCACATCCCCAGTGTGGGTCCCTGGCGGGAGAAGGACCTGTGGTCCCGCGGCATTCGCACCTGGGATGACTTTCCGGAAGCCGGCCAGGGGGTGGCGCTCAACCGGAAGTCCGACGACGTGGCCCGGGCGCGCATCGCCGAGGCGAAGGATGCGCTGGCCCGCCGGGACTTGCGCAAGCTCGCGGAGCTGCTGCCGAGCCGGGAGCACTGGCGGCTGTACCCGGAGTTTCAGGACGACGCCGTCTATTTCGATATCGAGACGGACGGCCGGGAGGCCCAGGCGCCCACGGTGGTGAGCCTGTTCGATTCGAAGGGCCTTCACGTCTTCATCCAGGGCCGGAACATGGACGCGCTGCCGGAGGCCATGGCGGCCCGGCGGCTGTGGGTGACGTTCAACGGCTCGTGCTTCGACGTGCCCGTCTTGCGTGACTACTTCGGCCCCGCGCGATTTCCGGTGCCGGATGCGCACATCGACTTGCGGTTCGTGACACGGCGCCTGGGCATGGGCGGCGGCCTGAAGGAAATCGAAGGGAAGATTGGCGCCGAGCGTCCGCCGCACATGAAGGGCGTGAATGGCTACGACGCGGTGCTGCTGTGGCGCGCGTACCAGCGCCGCGGCGACGTGGAGGCCCTCCGGTTCCTCGTCGAGTACAACCTGTACGACGCCTTCCAGCTCCGGACGCTGATGGACGTGGCGTACAACCGCGGCGCCGACGACTTGAACCAGGATGTTCCCCGGCTGCCAGTCTTCGAGCGTGGCGACGTGCTTTACGACGTGAGCCGCATCATCCTGGAGTTGGGGCCGACCGAGCGCGATCTGCAGACCCTTGCTCGCGTCCGGGCCATGGAGCAGGGCGGCTGA
- a CDS encoding DUF3014 domain-containing protein, with product MNDPTNPTPAEVPESAQSSKGKTLAVVLGLVGLALVASYFGLRRQESLPAEVPEIPMEPAGETAAAPPTMPETSLPERDAEVRSLASQLSPDPELARWMGEKDLVRRFTAAVNNIAEGSSPRTVLGFLAPTGAFQVTQVDGTTVIDPASYARYDTVARVIGSIDTQSAASVYRELKPLIDQAHAEIAPPGQTFSSALSAAIQHLLKVPVQEGPVEVVSEGALYAYAAPEFEDLSPAQKHLLRMGPQNMQLIQAKLRELKSSLGLPPVADR from the coding sequence ATGAACGACCCGACGAATCCGACGCCGGCCGAGGTTCCCGAATCCGCTCAGAGCTCCAAGGGCAAGACGTTGGCCGTCGTCCTGGGCCTGGTCGGCCTGGCGTTGGTGGCGTCGTATTTCGGTCTGCGGCGTCAGGAGTCACTGCCCGCGGAGGTGCCCGAGATTCCGATGGAGCCCGCTGGCGAGACGGCCGCGGCGCCCCCGACGATGCCGGAAACGTCGCTGCCAGAACGGGACGCCGAGGTCCGCAGCCTGGCGAGCCAGCTTTCGCCTGACCCCGAGCTCGCGCGGTGGATGGGCGAAAAAGACCTGGTTCGTCGCTTCACGGCCGCGGTGAACAACATCGCGGAGGGTTCGAGCCCGCGCACGGTGCTCGGTTTCCTGGCGCCCACGGGGGCGTTCCAGGTGACCCAGGTGGACGGCACCACGGTCATCGATCCGGCCAGCTACGCACGCTACGACACCGTGGCTCGCGTGATTGGCTCCATTGACACGCAGTCCGCGGCCAGCGTGTACCGTGAGCTGAAGCCGCTGATTGACCAGGCCCACGCGGAGATTGCGCCGCCGGGACAGACTTTCAGCAGCGCCTTGAGCGCGGCCATCCAGCATCTGCTCAAGGTGCCCGTGCAGGAAGGCCCGGTGGAAGTCGTTTCCGAAGGCGCGCTGTATGCCTATGCGGCGCCGGAGTTCGAGGACCTGAGCCCCGCGCAGAAGCATCTGTTGCGCATGGGGCCCCAGAACATGCAGCTCATCCAGGCCAAGCTGCGGGAGCTGAAGAGCTCGCTGGGGCTGCCGCCGGTCGCGGATCGCTGA